A single region of the Winslowiella toletana genome encodes:
- a CDS encoding SDR family oxidoreductase has translation MAHTKHALIIGASRGIGLGLANTLAERGWQVSATTRNSIPECHAAINWLTLDINDAAQLSSVKQTLGDSQFEVIFINAGVFGPDHQNLLQTSDEALFSLFVTNTFSPLRCAAELLPLLAPDSGILALMSSQLASLNENPSATYPLYSASKGALNMLSRELSKSTEQQGQTLLCVHPGWVQTDMGGAEATLTISESVNGIADQLDSWRGKGGHHFIDYAGKQLAW, from the coding sequence ATGGCACACACAAAACATGCTCTGATTATCGGCGCTTCACGTGGTATCGGGTTAGGCCTGGCGAACACGCTGGCTGAACGCGGCTGGCAGGTCAGCGCTACAACCCGTAACAGCATTCCTGAATGTCACGCCGCCATCAACTGGCTGACGCTGGATATCAACGATGCAGCTCAGCTCAGTAGCGTTAAGCAGACGCTGGGCGATAGCCAGTTTGAGGTCATTTTTATTAATGCTGGCGTATTCGGTCCGGATCATCAGAACTTACTCCAGACCAGTGATGAAGCGCTTTTTTCCCTGTTTGTCACCAATACCTTTTCTCCACTGCGCTGCGCTGCAGAACTGCTGCCGCTGTTAGCGCCGGATAGCGGGATTCTGGCTCTGATGTCTTCGCAGCTTGCCAGCCTGAATGAAAATCCGTCCGCCACTTATCCGCTCTACTCCGCCAGTAAAGGCGCGCTGAATATGCTGTCACGCGAGCTGAGTAAGAGTACCGAACAGCAAGGTCAGACGCTGCTGTGCGTGCATCCGGGATGGGTACAGACGGATATGGGCGGAGCCGAAGCCACTCTGACCATCAGTGAAAGTGTCAATGGCATAGCCGATCAGCTGGATAGCTGGCGCGGTAAAGGCGGCCATCATTTTATCGATTATGCCGGTAAGCAGCTTGCCTGGTAG
- a CDS encoding AI-2E family transporter: MRFKGLTKGFFILILFIVTIAFFDVLAPYYSAILWAAILAVIFHPLKSKIRQKLGDKNGLAAFVTLLVICLIVFTPLAIIASSLAFEINTVYNKLQGNNTQFPAVLAELLQHLPGWARNFLAENNLDNAADIQQKLSDVALKGGQYLAGSVFLIGKSTFSFTIGFGIMLYLLFFLLKDGSYLVRLILEALPLSTHVKHHLFMKFAAVSRATVKGTVIVAVVQGALGGIAFWITGIDGSVLWGALMAFLSLIPAVGSAIIWVPAAIYFFATDMLWQGIFIVLFFVVVIGLVDNILRPLLVGKDTKMPDYMILIATLGGMEVYGINGFVIGPLIAALFIACWNLLSGRDNAENAEEIGDEFIEEGKNHPVE; encoded by the coding sequence ATGAGATTCAAAGGATTAACTAAAGGTTTCTTTATCCTTATATTGTTTATTGTCACCATCGCCTTCTTCGATGTGCTTGCACCTTATTACTCCGCTATTTTATGGGCAGCCATCCTGGCAGTGATTTTCCATCCATTAAAATCAAAAATCCGCCAGAAACTGGGGGATAAAAACGGACTGGCGGCATTTGTCACCTTACTGGTAATTTGCCTGATTGTTTTCACGCCATTGGCAATCATTGCCTCTTCACTGGCGTTTGAAATTAATACGGTTTACAACAAACTACAGGGTAATAATACGCAATTTCCGGCGGTGCTCGCCGAGCTGTTGCAGCATCTGCCAGGCTGGGCCAGGAACTTCCTTGCCGAGAATAACCTTGATAATGCCGCTGACATTCAGCAGAAACTTTCCGACGTGGCGCTGAAAGGCGGACAATATCTTGCCGGCAGTGTGTTCCTGATTGGTAAGAGTACTTTCAGTTTTACTATTGGCTTCGGCATTATGCTGTACCTGCTGTTCTTCCTGCTGAAGGACGGTTCGTACCTGGTACGCCTGATTCTTGAGGCGCTGCCGCTTTCTACCCACGTGAAGCATCATCTGTTTATGAAGTTTGCCGCCGTCTCGCGGGCAACGGTTAAAGGAACGGTGATAGTCGCGGTGGTACAGGGTGCGCTCGGCGGGATTGCCTTCTGGATTACCGGCATTGACGGCAGCGTATTGTGGGGCGCGCTGATGGCATTCCTGTCACTGATCCCGGCAGTGGGTTCAGCGATTATTTGGGTACCGGCAGCCATCTACTTCTTCGCCACCGATATGCTGTGGCAGGGTATATTTATCGTACTGTTCTTCGTGGTGGTTATCGGCCTGGTGGATAATATCTTGCGTCCGCTGCTGGTCGGCAAAGATACCAAAATGCCGGACTATATGATTCTGATTGCCACCCTTGGCGGTATGGAAGTATATGGCATTAACGGCTTTGTTATCGGCCCACTCATTGCAGCGCTGTTTATTGCCTGCTGGAACCTACTGTCAGGCCGCGATAATGCCGAGAACGCGGAAGAGATAGGTGATGAGTTTATTGAAGAAGGGAAAAATCATCCGGTGGAGTAA
- a CDS encoding chloride channel protein gives MTQVTSGNLVFHRLLALVLTGIIAGLGAMLLALLLHAIQHLAFGYSMDEVVGTESFLQGVTDASAQRRFAVIVGAGLVAGCGWWLLARFGKPRVSISAVVKDPGKTMPFFTTLIHALLQIITVALGSPLGREVAPREVGALTAGVVARRLGLSLEDSRILLACGAGAGLAAVYNVPLAGAVFTLEVLLVSFRWESALAAMLTSAIAAWVATFGLGNESQYHFAAGEVTHSLVWWALIAGPILGAAAWVFRKLTTGVRRQVKTNWQMPVYSLLAFTLLAGLSLFFPQLPGNGKGPMQLALNGSLDLWLAAILLVLKLVVILAVLRAGAEGGLLTPGLTVGALLSILLFTAWQTVMPGGDGSSYALVGGASFLAASMQMPFTAVVLIMEFTHMDHDYFVPVMLCVCGSYFTCKALEINGTNG, from the coding sequence ATGACACAAGTCACCAGCGGTAACCTGGTTTTTCATCGACTTTTGGCACTGGTGCTGACCGGTATCATCGCCGGACTGGGCGCGATGCTGCTGGCATTATTACTTCATGCTATCCAGCATCTGGCTTTTGGCTACAGCATGGATGAGGTGGTGGGCACCGAGTCCTTTTTGCAAGGGGTAACGGATGCCAGTGCGCAACGGCGTTTTGCGGTAATTGTCGGGGCCGGATTGGTTGCCGGATGTGGCTGGTGGCTGCTGGCGCGCTTCGGAAAGCCGCGGGTTTCAATCAGCGCGGTGGTGAAGGATCCGGGTAAGACGATGCCTTTTTTCACCACGTTAATTCATGCGCTGCTGCAAATTATTACCGTAGCGCTCGGTTCTCCTTTAGGGCGGGAGGTTGCGCCGCGTGAAGTCGGTGCGCTGACCGCCGGAGTGGTAGCACGCCGTCTGGGATTATCGCTGGAAGATTCCCGCATTCTGCTGGCCTGTGGTGCCGGAGCCGGACTGGCGGCGGTCTATAATGTGCCGCTGGCCGGAGCGGTATTTACTCTCGAAGTATTACTGGTCTCGTTCCGCTGGGAAAGCGCGCTGGCCGCAATGCTTACCTCGGCGATTGCGGCCTGGGTAGCGACTTTTGGTCTGGGTAATGAATCGCAATATCACTTTGCTGCCGGTGAGGTTACTCACTCTCTGGTGTGGTGGGCGCTGATTGCCGGGCCAATTCTTGGCGCTGCGGCGTGGGTTTTTCGTAAGCTGACTACCGGTGTGCGGCGTCAGGTGAAAACCAACTGGCAAATGCCGGTTTACAGCCTGCTGGCCTTTACGCTGTTGGCTGGGCTAAGTTTGTTCTTTCCGCAACTGCCGGGTAATGGCAAAGGGCCGATGCAGTTGGCGCTAAATGGTAGCCTTGATCTCTGGCTGGCGGCGATTCTGCTGGTGCTGAAGCTGGTGGTTATTTTGGCGGTACTGCGCGCCGGGGCTGAGGGCGGATTACTGACGCCCGGGCTGACCGTTGGCGCCTTGCTCAGTATTTTGCTGTTTACCGCGTGGCAAACCGTGATGCCGGGCGGAGACGGCAGCAGCTACGCTCTGGTGGGCGGCGCTTCATTTCTTGCCGCATCAATGCAAATGCCGTTTACCGCAGTGGTGCTGATCATGGAGTTTACCCATATGGACCACGATTATTTTGTTCCGGTGATGTTATGCGTGTGCGGATCTTACTTTACCTGTAAGGCGCTGGAGATTAATGGAACCAACGGCTAA
- a CDS encoding FadR/GntR family transcriptional regulator: MAIAKTDRIITTLGSQIVSGKYVPGTSLPTEAELCEEFATSRNIIREVFRSLTEKRLVEIKRYRGAFVAPRSQWNFLDTEVLQWVLDNQYDPQLIAAMSEVRNLVEPAIARWAAERATSSDLTLIETALNDMVANNQDRQAFNEADIRYHDAVLHAAHNPVLQQLNVAIRSLQRVVFERTWMGDAANMPKTLQEHKILYDAIRHQNPQAAEQAALAMIASSTQRLKDIS, from the coding sequence ATGGCCATCGCTAAAACCGACCGAATTATTACCACTCTCGGCAGCCAGATTGTCAGCGGCAAATATGTGCCGGGCACCTCGCTGCCAACCGAAGCTGAACTCTGTGAAGAGTTTGCCACCTCGCGCAATATCATTCGTGAAGTGTTTCGCTCACTGACGGAAAAGCGGCTGGTGGAGATTAAGCGCTATCGTGGTGCTTTTGTTGCGCCGCGTAGCCAGTGGAATTTCCTTGATACTGAAGTGCTGCAATGGGTGCTGGATAATCAATACGATCCGCAGCTGATTGCCGCCATGAGCGAGGTCCGTAACCTGGTTGAGCCAGCGATTGCTCGCTGGGCCGCCGAACGCGCAACCTCCAGTGACCTGACGCTGATTGAAACTGCGCTGAATGATATGGTGGCGAATAATCAGGATCGTCAGGCGTTTAACGAGGCCGATATCCGTTATCACGATGCCGTGCTGCACGCTGCTCACAACCCGGTTTTACAGCAGCTAAATGTGGCGATTCGCTCGCTACAGCGCGTGGTGTTTGAGCGAACCTGGATGGGTGATGCCGCAAATATGCCGAAAACGCTTCAGGAACATAAAATCCTGTATGACGCGATTCGCCATCAGAATCCTCAGGCTGCCGAGCAGGCGGCGCTGGCGATGATCGCCAGCTCTACCCAACGGCTAAAAGATATTTCCTGA
- a CDS encoding cytochrome c — protein sequence MGKRWRKVLPLAAVLLAMNSSIAVASADQSELIKRGEYLAIAGDCGACHSDEGKAAFSGGHPIVSPLGTIYSTNITPSLSAGIGNYTEQQFADALRKGVRGDGSQLYPAMPYTAYATLTDEDVSALYAYFMHGVKAVDTHPQATALPFPFNLRFSMAAWNLLFLNEKPFTPDSAHSAEWNRGAYLVNGLAHCSTCHTPRNFLMAEKQDQALSGASLGTWYAPNITPDSQHGIGNWSRQMLAEYLMTGHTSNGATAGGPMLEAIDKSFSRMTPEDINAMAAYLLPDDKQHGTAPSPEGLTPVRGDDTPQALSKLSRGESIYRNNCASCHNLSGTGLNGLPALAGNPVLDKPNADNVAMAILDGVWPEHRQGMIGFRHELNDSQIADVTNYLMSDIAHRNVQISAERVAELRQGGATSPLLLMARGGMIAGAVVVVILLMWLLWRRRHQ from the coding sequence ATGGGTAAGCGGTGGAGAAAAGTGCTGCCGTTGGCAGCCGTGTTGCTGGCGATGAACAGCAGTATCGCGGTTGCCAGCGCAGATCAGAGTGAATTAATTAAACGTGGGGAATACCTGGCAATTGCCGGTGACTGTGGCGCATGCCACAGCGACGAAGGCAAAGCGGCGTTCAGCGGCGGGCATCCGATTGTCAGCCCGCTGGGCACCATTTACAGCACCAATATCACGCCATCGCTTAGCGCCGGGATCGGCAACTATACCGAGCAGCAATTCGCCGACGCGCTGCGTAAAGGGGTACGCGGCGATGGCAGTCAGCTGTACCCGGCAATGCCTTACACCGCTTACGCCACGCTGACCGATGAAGATGTCTCCGCGCTTTATGCCTATTTTATGCATGGCGTAAAGGCAGTCGATACGCATCCGCAAGCCACGGCGCTGCCCTTCCCGTTTAACCTGCGCTTCTCGATGGCGGCGTGGAATTTGCTGTTCCTGAATGAGAAACCGTTTACGCCAGACAGCGCACATTCCGCAGAGTGGAACCGCGGTGCTTATCTGGTAAACGGTCTGGCGCACTGCAGCACCTGCCACACACCGCGTAACTTTTTGATGGCGGAGAAGCAGGATCAGGCGTTATCCGGCGCATCACTCGGTACCTGGTATGCGCCAAATATCACGCCAGACAGCCAACATGGCATAGGTAACTGGAGCCGTCAGATGCTGGCGGAATACCTGATGACCGGCCACACCAGCAATGGTGCTACGGCGGGCGGCCCGATGCTGGAGGCTATCGACAAGAGCTTCTCGCGGATGACGCCAGAAGATATTAATGCGATGGCCGCTTATCTTTTACCTGATGATAAGCAGCACGGCACTGCGCCCTCACCGGAGGGATTAACACCGGTTCGCGGCGATGACACACCACAAGCATTGTCGAAGCTGAGTCGCGGTGAAAGTATTTACCGTAACAACTGCGCCTCCTGCCATAACTTATCGGGTACCGGACTGAACGGTTTACCGGCGCTGGCAGGCAATCCGGTGCTGGATAAACCCAACGCGGATAACGTGGCAATGGCGATACTGGATGGCGTCTGGCCTGAGCACCGACAGGGCATGATCGGCTTCCGGCATGAGCTTAACGATAGCCAGATTGCTGACGTCACCAACTATCTGATGAGCGATATTGCTCACCGCAACGTGCAGATAAGCGCTGAGCGGGTTGCAGAACTCCGCCAGGGCGGTGCGACCTCACCGCTGCTGTTAATGGCACGAGGCGGCATGATTGCTGGTGCAGTAGTGGTAGTAATTCTGCTGATGTGGTTACTCTGGCGTCGTCGTCATCAATAA
- a CDS encoding GMC family oxidoreductase produces the protein MDKNNSADVVVIGAGVCGSLLATRLAKAGKSVLLLESGPKVGRAELVERFRESAFKSDFMSPYPYSELAPQPRFTPEPNHYLEQTGPHAFQAQYIRMFGGTSWHWAAQLWRYLPNDFRQHSVYGIGKDWPISYDDLEDYYYQAEVIAGVGGSMDTGSPRAKPFPMERVPASWLQQRVTERLAPDFKVLDDCTGRNSHSYDGRPACCGNNNCMPLCPIDAQYHGGIAASQAEASGVKIVTEAVVYKLEHDSQGKITAVHYYDWEKVSHRVTGQTFVLSANAIETPKLLLISTSEKFPTGIANARDNVGRNLCDHPAIGITFDVDEPIWPGRGPVSPSSIGQFRDGDFRSEHAPFRIDISNASQVAAVTKELLAEGYYGKNLEEQIRFRAARRLSIKNALEQLPDRNNRVTLSDKKDALGLPTPALYWSMDDYVLKGTEVTRQCYDQIAAKLGATNIKHSKSGAFSNRQHITGTLSMGLDPANSVTDQWGRAHDHQNLFMVGTGVMPTVGTCNVTLTAMALALRTADKVLEETQHG, from the coding sequence ATGGATAAAAATAATTCTGCCGACGTCGTGGTGATTGGTGCCGGTGTTTGTGGCTCCCTGCTAGCCACCCGCCTGGCCAAAGCTGGTAAATCGGTATTGCTGCTGGAATCCGGCCCGAAAGTCGGGCGTGCTGAACTGGTTGAGCGCTTTCGTGAGTCGGCGTTTAAGTCCGACTTTATGTCACCCTATCCGTACTCGGAACTGGCACCGCAACCGCGCTTTACGCCAGAACCCAACCATTATCTGGAACAGACCGGACCACACGCTTTCCAGGCGCAGTATATTCGTATGTTTGGCGGTACCAGCTGGCACTGGGCGGCGCAGCTCTGGCGCTATCTGCCCAACGACTTTCGTCAACACAGCGTCTACGGCATTGGTAAAGACTGGCCAATCAGCTATGACGACCTGGAAGACTATTACTATCAGGCCGAAGTGATTGCCGGTGTTGGCGGCTCAATGGATACCGGTTCGCCACGCGCCAAACCGTTTCCGATGGAGCGCGTTCCTGCTTCCTGGCTGCAACAGCGCGTTACCGAACGTCTGGCACCGGATTTTAAAGTGCTGGATGACTGCACCGGACGCAACAGCCACAGCTACGATGGTCGTCCGGCCTGCTGCGGCAATAACAACTGCATGCCGCTGTGTCCGATTGACGCGCAATACCATGGCGGTATCGCCGCCAGTCAGGCAGAAGCGTCCGGAGTGAAGATAGTGACCGAAGCGGTGGTGTATAAACTGGAACATGACAGTCAGGGCAAGATTACTGCCGTCCATTACTATGACTGGGAAAAAGTCAGTCATCGCGTCACCGGCCAGACATTTGTTCTGTCGGCAAACGCCATTGAGACGCCGAAATTACTGCTGATATCCACCAGCGAGAAATTCCCGACCGGCATTGCCAACGCCAGAGATAATGTTGGCCGCAACCTGTGCGATCATCCGGCGATTGGCATTACCTTCGACGTAGATGAACCGATCTGGCCTGGCCGTGGCCCGGTCAGCCCAAGTTCCATCGGGCAGTTCCGCGACGGTGATTTCCGCTCAGAACATGCACCGTTCCGTATTGATATCTCTAACGCCTCGCAGGTGGCTGCCGTCACCAAAGAGCTGCTGGCCGAAGGCTACTACGGTAAGAATCTTGAAGAGCAGATTCGCTTTCGTGCCGCTCGCCGCCTGAGCATCAAGAATGCCCTTGAGCAGCTGCCGGACCGCAATAACCGCGTCACGCTTAGCGACAAAAAAGATGCGCTTGGTCTGCCAACGCCCGCGCTTTACTGGAGTATGGATGACTACGTGTTGAAAGGCACCGAAGTCACGCGCCAGTGTTACGACCAGATTGCGGCAAAACTGGGCGCGACCAATATCAAACACAGCAAAAGCGGTGCGTTCTCAAACCGTCAGCATATCACCGGCACGCTGTCGATGGGCCTCGATCCAGCCAACAGCGTCACCGACCAGTGGGGCCGCGCCCACGATCATCAGAACCTGTTTATGGTCGGCACCGGCGTAATGCCAACGGTGGGAACCTGTAACGTAACACTGACGGCGATGGCACTGGCGTTAAGAACCGCCGATAAAGTGCTTGAGGAGACTCAACATGGGTAA
- a CDS encoding sugar dehydrogenase complex small subunit: MKQYTRRRVLKLAGVVALTGVAGQILPLPKLNAAMPTRHTQGLADLLQISRQLTMQTSLNEAVGLALFNALQLIQPNISQELGQLKQLLAQQPELLEQPLLSFPESNTSEEKLAKTILAGWYSGVVGKGKQAIYITYVNTLANQLVADKLVPPSFSYGPCGSWQQKP; the protein is encoded by the coding sequence ATGAAACAATACACACGCAGACGCGTTCTTAAGCTGGCCGGAGTTGTAGCACTGACCGGCGTGGCGGGGCAAATCCTGCCGCTGCCGAAGCTGAATGCCGCAATGCCAACACGTCACACGCAAGGGCTGGCCGATCTGTTGCAAATATCCCGTCAGCTGACAATGCAGACCTCACTGAATGAAGCCGTCGGCCTGGCACTGTTTAATGCGCTGCAACTGATACAGCCGAATATTTCTCAGGAACTGGGGCAGTTAAAACAGCTGCTGGCGCAGCAACCCGAGCTGCTGGAACAGCCGCTGCTGAGCTTCCCGGAAAGCAATACCAGCGAGGAGAAACTGGCAAAGACCATCCTCGCAGGCTGGTACAGCGGTGTGGTGGGTAAAGGTAAGCAGGCAATTTATATCACTTACGTCAACACCCTGGCTAACCAGCTGGTCGCCGACAAACTGGTGCCGCCGAGCTTCTCTTACGGGCCTTGCGGTAGCTGGCAGCAAAAACCTTAA